The genomic DNA TGCTGGGACATATGCGAGAGTTAATGACCATGCCGGAGCCGGGTGAACTTGAAGTGATGGAGCGCCCCAAGCCGGATATCCCGGCTGACTGGTACCGTCATTTTGAAATGACCCCGAGCATGGTTAGCCCGATGGCCGCTTTTGGCGAAGGCTATCGTTACAATGTGACCGGCTTGACGCACGACCGGGAAGGCTTCCCCACCGCCGTGCCGTCGGAAATAAACGAAAAGCTAAATAAGTTGAGAAAGAAGATAGAGCGGTTCACCGACGAGATTTACAAAGTTCGCACCGAGATGATGGATGACGCCAGGATTGCGGTAATATCTTATGGTACCGTGGCGCGCGCAGCGCATCAGGCAATAAAGATGGCGCGGGAGAGGCGAGTGCATGTTGGCGCTATTCAACCGTTGACCATCTGGCCCTTTCCCGACCCGATCATCTCCGATGCTCTCAAGAATGTGAAAAAGATTATCGTTGCCGAGCTGAATATGGGGCAGATGGTAAATGAGATTAAACGTATTGCCCCACGCAACGCCGAAGTCTTCTTTCTGGGGCGTTATGACGGCGAAGTTATGACTCCCCAGCAGATTCTCGACAAAATCAGAGAGGTGAAGTGATGGAAAAAGATACAGTCGTAAAGGAAAAAGAGGTTCAGCGCTCTGATGTTGTCCATCATTACCTGCGCCCTAAGAAGAAATTCCCCAATGTCTGGTGCGCCGGATGCGGCAACGGAATTGTTATGGGCGCTCTCATTCGGGCTATTG from Candidatus Zixiibacteriota bacterium includes the following:
- a CDS encoding 2-oxoacid:acceptor oxidoreductase subunit alpha, with protein sequence MSNLRKGKVRLLQGNEACVQGAIYAGIDFYAGYPITPSTEIAEGLARELPRLGGRFIQMEDEIGSIAAVIGAANAGAKAMTATSGPGYSLMVENIGYAYMTETPCVIVNVQRGGPSTGLPTKISQSDTMQARWGTHGDYTAIALAPSSVRECFEETVRAFNLSERFRTPVTVLTDEVLGHMRELMTMPEPGELEVMERPKPDIPADWYRHFEMTPSMVSPMAAFGEGYRYNVTGLTHDREGFPTAVPSEINEKLNKLRKKIERFTDEIYKVRTEMMDDARIAVISYGTVARAAHQAIKMARERRVHVGAIQPLTIWPFPDPIISDALKNVKKIIVAELNMGQMVNEIKRIAPRNAEVFFLGRYDGEVMTPQQILDKIREVK